ATCCGTTCTCATGAGCAATGAGTAGCCGATAGACCTGTCGTAGTCCTTCGTTTCGAAAGACTCGTACACCTGAACACCCTGACTTTTAGTCGTTATTTCAGTGTTGGTGCTACGATTGATCGTATCCTTTTCAACGAATGGTCTGATTTTGTTAGTAAAGTCCAATAAATTATCTACGTCAATGTCGTCACTGGTGTCTAACTCTCCATCAGACTCAGAGTCTCTTTCGCACTCCATATCAACCGACGTATATTTACTACTGCGTTCCCCTTTCTTCAATACTATTTTACCTCCACTGTCTATAGGATCGCCGGTAATAATAGACTCCTTCCAAGGCCGATATTGCTgaataatagtattattaaaaGCCGTTAGTTCATCAACAGCTTCATGAACACAACGATTAATGGCATTCAATCTAACCCGCGCATTGTGAGCTTCATTGTCCATCAGACTGGCTCCTgcttttttcaattcaattctcAGTTTACTGCGAATTTTAGTCAGTATTTTATCAACTTCTTTCACTGGATGATGAATGACAtcttcgaaaattttctttcgcgCGTTGTCTGCTGCCATTATTGAGGCATCTAGATTCGCGACAGCTACAGGATTTATCACCTTCAATGTTTGATTATTTTGCTGGGAAGTATTTGAATTCTGTGGAGAATTACTTGAGTTCTGCTGAGAATTAGAACTGTTAAGGGGCACAACTGTAAGTTCTTCTGGATCACTGTCGATGTCAATGACACTGGGAGCTGCTGGAGCTGGAGTAGCAGCATCAGTTAGAGTTGTCGTCGGAATAgccgataaatttttacatctcAAAAACGTCTTCGGCGACTGATTAACGTTAGCAGCCGTTATCGGCACACCACGCCCAGGAATAGTCACCATCGGTGCATTAGGTCGCGTTGGCAGCCTGGCAAGTCGATGTAACGTCGCTCCAGGAGGCACTGAGTCTAGTTTTATAGGACGGAGATTGATAATATTACCAGGCGGACCGCGGAATAGATTCCTGGGTATCGGATTGAGTGAAATCGCGCTGTTGTTAAGAATAGCCTCGGGTATTTTTGGATTTGCCGGCTTATTCGCTAATATTTGACTATCACCTTCAATCATTGTCTGCTCAAAGTGCAGCAATGGTGCCGGCAGCTCATCTTTATCTGATATTTGTGCGGCTGACCTCCCACCAGGTGCCGCTGGTTCCTGGGCAAGATGCCGCGGTGTAATGGGAAGGAACCTCGCGGCACCATTTGAAATAAATGGtgatttatcattatcacCACCACCACTACTATAGTTATGATCTTTGCTCGCAGATTTACGTCGTTTACTTGATCCATTTTTGACTTTACTTCTTTTACTAGGACCTCCTTGAAGAGAATCATCATCAGAACTAGATACATGCCGCTTACGTCTAGTAGTGCGTTTACCAACACAACATTTTGAATCATCCAGCTCCATTTTACTGTCGATGTCTTTTTGCGCCATCGTTGGGTTGCTCTTTAGTATCCTAGTtgtcacaaaataaaaatagtaaataaattacaaattatttcagGTAATTGAACGAATGGagctttgaataaataattacttacctCGTGACTGTTTTAACGTGGAGTAATAATGCTCGACACACACCTCTTAGTGTATAGAGATCTCTAGGATCACATACAAAACACTTCCATTTTTCGTCTTCCTCAATCCTTTCACGTACCTCTGTGTCGAAATTACGTTTGATACATTTGTCGCAAAACGTATTACAGCAGTACGAACAGCAATAAAGATTTCCACCATTGGCACACCAACGGCAAAACATGTCCGTTGCGTCCTCGCCTGATGTCAAACAATCGCATCTTCTCAAATATACATTTGtacccgatttttttttttatatacatatattttttatgattacgTTTAAATAAGCTACCAATGGATTTAAAAATCTGGCAAATTAAATAGACATACCTTGTTCGAAATCACCGTCTCCATAAAATTCACGACAAGCTGCACACAATAAGGTCTTGAGCATTGGATGCTCCTGCATATTGTATGCATCGCATGGTGCTGACCCTATATGTTCATCACAGGCGGTACAGTGAAGTCTACGAAATCGCACTTGAGCAACatctttaacaataaataattatcattttattttattgagttatttatttttttaataatggagACTTACCATTTCCAAATATACgacgataaaattttgactcCTCAGGAGTTATTATTTCGGAAGGACGAAaatggataaaattttttggtttgcTATCCACAGGATCTagacaaataattaatcaattttttaataaaacaattaatattttaattattaataattgataagaatatgatagaaaaaagagtagactgataaattttttacgtttatttaaaaattgcttataattaattttgtgttCATTTAAGaccagtttataatttttagtaaaaaaaaatatatatcgatttaaaaaagtggccttaaatttttccaaacaaatgagagattatttaaaaaattataaaaatacgtaatgttttttagtctggtat
Above is a window of Microplitis demolitor isolate Queensland-Clemson2020A chromosome 1, iyMicDemo2.1a, whole genome shotgun sequence DNA encoding:
- the LOC103571288 gene encoding uncharacterized protein LOC103571288 isoform X1; translated protein: MDISSLLEVQVNEGQASADLSSDPVDSKPKNFIHFRPSEIITPEESKFYRRIFGNDVAQVRFRRLHCTACDEHIGSAPCDAYNMQEHPMLKTLLCAACREFYGDGDFEQGEDATDMFCRWCANGGNLYCCSYCCNTFCDKCIKRNFDTEVRERIEEDEKWKCFVCDPRDLYTLRGVCRALLLHVKTVTRILKSNPTMAQKDIDSKMELDDSKCCVGKRTTRRKRHVSSSDDDSLQGGPSKRSKVKNGSSKRRKSASKDHNYSSGGGDNDKSPFISNGAARFLPITPRHLAQEPAAPGGRSAAQISDKDELPAPLLHFEQTMIEGDSQILANKPANPKIPEAILNNSAISLNPIPRNLFRGPPGNIINLRPIKLDSVPPGATLHRLARLPTRPNAPMVTIPGRGVPITAANVNQSPKTFLRCKNLSAIPTTTLTDAATPAPAAPSVIDIDSDPEELTVVPLNSSNSQQNSSNSPQNSNTSQQNNQTLKVINPVAVANLDASIMAADNARKKIFEDVIHHPVKEVDKILTKIRSKLRIELKKAGASLMDNEAHNARVRLNAINRCVHEAVDELTAFNNTIIQQYRPWKESIITGDPIDSGGKIVLKKGERSSKYTSVDMECERDSESDGELDTSDDIDVDNLLDFTNKIRPFVEKDTINRSTNTEITTKSQGVQVYESFETKDYDRSIGYSLLMRTDYDNEKRKEVYKPTVIHDQHFGKYEEQFIFYLQHLEDRGDADSDKEDEGLMDKTSLTDVIDKDIERQEKMIVEDESEDTAAKSRDVETSKVDVIELVEPVERKKKYSAIIDDTDAGVGAEKNTDISIEDIMCHENIEEVNACCDGVTKASEPKPVVTVRPPVSSSLGIKTTKDCNGEQRSTSGEKVTAEEDNDVLVSNDKLPEVSVADTLPAESLNDSRESNESTKLTASQEAKHEETVIAVKTLIEENSGVDQYVKWKNNTDDDDECMVLE
- the LOC103571288 gene encoding uncharacterized protein LOC103571288 isoform X2, which produces MFCRWCANGGNLYCCSYCCNTFCDKCIKRNFDTEVRERIEEDEKWKCFVCDPRDLYTLRGVCRALLLHVKTVTRILKSNPTMAQKDIDSKMELDDSKCCVGKRTTRRKRHVSSSDDDSLQGGPSKRSKVKNGSSKRRKSASKDHNYSSGGGDNDKSPFISNGAARFLPITPRHLAQEPAAPGGRSAAQISDKDELPAPLLHFEQTMIEGDSQILANKPANPKIPEAILNNSAISLNPIPRNLFRGPPGNIINLRPIKLDSVPPGATLHRLARLPTRPNAPMVTIPGRGVPITAANVNQSPKTFLRCKNLSAIPTTTLTDAATPAPAAPSVIDIDSDPEELTVVPLNSSNSQQNSSNSPQNSNTSQQNNQTLKVINPVAVANLDASIMAADNARKKIFEDVIHHPVKEVDKILTKIRSKLRIELKKAGASLMDNEAHNARVRLNAINRCVHEAVDELTAFNNTIIQQYRPWKESIITGDPIDSGGKIVLKKGERSSKYTSVDMECERDSESDGELDTSDDIDVDNLLDFTNKIRPFVEKDTINRSTNTEITTKSQGVQVYESFETKDYDRSIGYSLLMRTDYDNEKRKEVYKPTVIHDQHFGKYEEQFIFYLQHLEDRGDADSDKEDEGLMDKTSLTDVIDKDIERQEKMIVEDESEDTAAKSRDVETSKVDVIELVEPVERKKKYSAIIDDTDAGVGAEKNTDISIEDIMCHENIEEVNACCDGVTKASEPKPVVTVRPPVSSSLGIKTTKDCNGEQRSTSGEKVTAEEDNDVLVSNDKLPEVSVADTLPAESLNDSRESNESTKLTASQEAKHEETVIAVKTLIEENSGVDQYVKWKNNTDDDDECMVLE